A single region of the Sandaracinaceae bacterium genome encodes:
- a CDS encoding SWIM zinc finger family protein has product MRADLLALTDDDLTALSNRGTVRRARAETDAGELKVELTVGEDGTLTAAWSDDTTCTLPAGVSLGRARCTCPAQPPCRHLVRTVMAYRRDTAAPTAASAGSDASAPSGEPTTEADVTAPGSAPAHTPAHTPNELPNALVTRARKLWTAGQLFELTRTAKPVARCHSLGTTTRFLVPGDAHHAVCDCGQPAPCEHAAMALWAFERLAPEAHAGLVDTRDTPYPVPLDALDAVDALLEEWLTVGLASAPTTLLDRTQRVSQEARKAGLVWVAEALAELASEKEAYDQRDARFDAGQTARVFGELALRSGVTRADRGTVPPVFVRGVPADRTLQIPSSKLVGLGCAASIGRTGVSLHAFVQDEDTGQVFTLVKDAALRSAAGTERPLHELARATVGKGITLANVAMGRTLAKGAKRSASGVLSLGRSPAACSPQTFSFERLRAPVLAEGFAEVDAHLAQLPPKPLRPRKLAEDVHVVPLRRAGDVRFLSATQETVALLEDPVGGTALLRFPFHERAAAGTEALLRALSAPGLVFVSGRFRRGAQGLVVEPTLIVSERDGVRRAVAPWIEAPSDEAGAHARGRALDRDDDGAHFLADELADAMGEAAVVGTAGWTPGHRRAFTEHARRADSLGLVDTARWLAELADAPSARRVLRLSALATWAEGREP; this is encoded by the coding sequence ATGAGGGCAGACCTCCTCGCGCTCACGGACGACGACCTGACCGCGCTGTCGAACCGTGGGACGGTGCGGCGGGCGCGCGCGGAGACCGACGCGGGCGAGCTGAAGGTGGAGCTGACGGTGGGCGAGGACGGCACGCTCACCGCCGCGTGGTCCGATGACACCACGTGCACGCTCCCAGCGGGCGTGTCGCTCGGGCGGGCGCGCTGCACCTGCCCCGCGCAGCCACCCTGCCGGCACCTCGTGCGCACCGTCATGGCCTACAGGCGGGACACCGCCGCGCCAACCGCCGCCAGCGCTGGGAGCGACGCCAGCGCGCCATCGGGCGAGCCGACGACCGAGGCTGACGTCACCGCACCAGGCTCCGCGCCCGCCCACACGCCCGCCCACACGCCCAACGAGCTGCCGAACGCGCTCGTCACGCGGGCCCGCAAGCTGTGGACGGCCGGTCAGCTGTTCGAGCTGACGCGCACCGCGAAGCCGGTGGCCCGCTGCCACTCACTCGGCACGACGACGCGCTTCTTGGTCCCAGGAGACGCGCACCATGCGGTGTGCGACTGCGGTCAGCCCGCCCCATGCGAGCACGCCGCGATGGCGCTGTGGGCGTTCGAGCGCTTGGCCCCGGAGGCGCATGCCGGTCTGGTCGACACGCGGGACACTCCCTACCCCGTGCCCCTCGACGCGCTGGACGCGGTCGACGCGCTGCTCGAGGAGTGGCTCACCGTGGGCCTGGCCAGCGCGCCGACCACCCTGCTGGACCGCACCCAGCGCGTGTCACAGGAGGCACGCAAGGCGGGTCTGGTGTGGGTGGCGGAGGCGCTGGCCGAGCTCGCCTCCGAAAAGGAGGCCTACGACCAGCGCGACGCGCGCTTCGACGCGGGCCAAACGGCGCGCGTGTTCGGCGAGCTGGCGCTGCGCAGCGGGGTGACGCGCGCGGACCGCGGCACGGTGCCGCCTGTGTTCGTCCGCGGCGTCCCTGCGGACCGGACGCTGCAGATCCCGTCGAGCAAGCTGGTGGGGTTGGGGTGCGCCGCCAGCATCGGTCGCACTGGCGTGAGCCTGCACGCGTTCGTGCAGGACGAAGACACGGGGCAGGTGTTCACGTTGGTGAAGGACGCGGCGCTGCGGTCGGCCGCCGGGACCGAGCGCCCCTTGCACGAGCTGGCCCGCGCGACCGTGGGCAAGGGCATCACGCTCGCGAACGTCGCGATGGGTCGCACACTGGCGAAGGGCGCAAAGCGCTCCGCCTCCGGCGTGCTGTCGCTGGGGCGCTCGCCCGCAGCCTGTAGCCCGCAGACCTTCTCGTTCGAGCGGCTGCGCGCGCCCGTGTTGGCGGAGGGTTTCGCGGAGGTGGACGCCCACCTCGCCCAGCTGCCGCCCAAGCCGCTGCGCCCACGCAAGCTGGCCGAGGACGTCCACGTGGTGCCGCTCCGCCGCGCGGGCGACGTGCGCTTCCTCTCCGCGACACAGGAGACGGTGGCCCTGCTCGAGGACCCTGTGGGCGGGACGGCGCTTTTGCGCTTCCCGTTCCACGAGCGCGCCGCCGCTGGCACCGAGGCGCTGCTGCGGGCGCTGTCCGCACCGGGGCTCGTGTTCGTGAGCGGACGCTTCCGGCGCGGCGCGCAGGGGCTCGTGGTGGAGCCCACGCTGATCGTCAGTGAGCGCGACGGAGTGCGTCGCGCGGTGGCGCCGTGGATCGAGGCGCCCAGCGACGAGGCGGGCGCCCATGCGCGCGGGCGAGCCCTGGACCGCGACGACGACGGCGCGCACTTCCTGGCCGACGAGCTGGCCGACGCCATGGGCGAGGCGGCCGTGGTCGGGACCGCCGGATGGACCCCGGGGCACCGCCGCGCGTTCACGGAGCACGCGCGCCGAGCCGACTCGCTGGGGCTGGTCGACACCGCCCGCTGGCTCGCCGAGCTGGCCGACGCCCCCTCGGCGAGACGCGTGCTGCGTCTTTCAGCCCTCGCGACGTGGGCCGAGGGGCGGGAGCCCTAG
- a CDS encoding TIGR03857 family LLM class F420-dependent oxidoreductase, giving the protein MATRIPTPETIRTDFFTERLRAAGHDGVTVTGFRAEPIGTGQIGHCLRYTLDVTGGDGSAPTRLVGKFPALDAKSRMSGVLLTNYLREVSFYRDLQARVSIRTPRCYYADIEGRGPAFALLLEDLAPARQGDQLQGCTPEVADAAVQQLVGLHAPSFCDASLLGVDWLDAGSSSLQQLGRALYRYNVRGVLKRYGDELTADEADIIALAGESTRHPFERPESAFSLVHYDYRLDNLLLDERTSPPGVAVVDWQSVVLGNPLGDVAYFLGAGLAPEVRRHVEHDIVRRYHDSLCAAGVAGYDWDACWEDYRRGTFTGLVVTVIASMMVQQTERGDRMFATMAQRHARHVLDLDGAELLTIPGNKRARRRHAAVPSGQAERAESRLTLAGPSPLRFPELGLYGLAGHAEDPSRLVDEAREAEALGLGSIWISERFDVKDAGVCVGAACAATQHIYVGTAATNIDTRHPLVTATMAATAAKLSHERFALGLARGVAVRSRMMGLSDVSNAELGRFVTTMRKLWRGERVLALKSAYGVSPYLHMGSWLDVDIPCLFVGFGLEAVERAARVFDGIILHTFLSDDALRREVEAARRGAKAAGRDSSAVKVWSVLATVHEPTEEDRLRRIVARMATYLQAPRYGELLVAVNGWDPERLRRFRRSRPVLRMTSAIDATATLEQLREIEREIPEHWFPAAVGDAATCAARIKDQFTAGADGVILHASTPAQLPEVLEAYARVRDAKRFSGASACPA; this is encoded by the coding sequence ATGGCCACGCGCATCCCCACTCCCGAGACCATCCGCACCGACTTCTTCACCGAGCGGCTGCGCGCCGCCGGCCATGACGGCGTGACCGTCACGGGCTTCCGCGCCGAGCCCATCGGCACGGGGCAGATAGGCCATTGCCTGCGCTACACGCTCGACGTCACGGGAGGTGACGGGTCCGCCCCGACACGTCTCGTGGGCAAGTTCCCGGCGCTGGACGCCAAGAGCCGCATGTCGGGGGTCTTGCTGACCAACTACTTGCGCGAGGTGTCGTTCTACCGCGACCTGCAAGCGCGCGTGAGCATCCGCACGCCGCGCTGCTACTACGCCGACATCGAGGGCCGTGGGCCAGCGTTCGCGCTGCTGCTCGAAGACCTCGCGCCCGCGCGGCAGGGCGACCAGCTGCAGGGCTGCACGCCGGAGGTCGCCGACGCCGCCGTGCAGCAGCTGGTGGGGCTGCACGCGCCGAGCTTCTGCGACGCGTCGCTGTTGGGCGTGGACTGGCTGGACGCGGGCTCGTCGTCGCTGCAACAGCTGGGGCGCGCCCTGTACCGCTACAACGTGCGCGGCGTGTTGAAGCGCTACGGCGACGAGCTCACCGCCGACGAGGCGGACATCATCGCGCTGGCGGGTGAGTCCACGCGCCACCCGTTCGAGCGCCCCGAGAGCGCGTTCAGCTTGGTGCACTACGACTATCGCTTGGACAACCTGCTGCTGGACGAGCGCACGAGTCCGCCCGGGGTGGCCGTGGTGGACTGGCAGAGCGTGGTGCTCGGGAACCCCCTCGGCGACGTGGCGTACTTCCTGGGTGCCGGGCTCGCCCCGGAGGTGCGGCGCCACGTGGAGCACGACATCGTGCGGCGCTATCACGACAGCCTGTGCGCGGCGGGTGTCGCCGGCTACGACTGGGACGCGTGCTGGGAAGACTATCGGCGCGGCACGTTCACCGGCCTCGTGGTGACGGTCATCGCCTCGATGATGGTGCAGCAGACGGAGCGTGGGGACCGCATGTTCGCGACGATGGCGCAGCGCCACGCGCGGCACGTGCTGGACCTGGATGGCGCGGAGCTGCTCACCATCCCGGGGAACAAGCGCGCGCGGCGCCGGCACGCCGCGGTGCCCAGCGGCCAGGCGGAGCGCGCCGAGTCCCGCCTGACGCTCGCGGGGCCCAGTCCGCTGCGCTTTCCGGAGCTGGGGCTGTACGGGCTGGCCGGTCACGCAGAGGACCCATCGCGCCTGGTCGACGAGGCGCGGGAGGCCGAGGCGCTCGGACTCGGGTCCATCTGGATCTCCGAGCGCTTCGACGTGAAGGACGCGGGTGTGTGCGTGGGTGCCGCCTGCGCCGCCACCCAGCACATCTACGTCGGCACGGCCGCCACCAACATCGACACGCGTCATCCGCTGGTGACCGCGACCATGGCGGCCACGGCGGCCAAGCTCAGCCACGAGCGCTTTGCGCTGGGGCTCGCGCGTGGCGTGGCGGTGCGCTCCCGCATGATGGGCCTCTCCGACGTGAGCAACGCCGAGCTCGGGCGCTTCGTGACCACCATGCGCAAGCTCTGGCGCGGGGAGCGCGTGCTGGCGCTGAAGAGCGCATACGGCGTGAGCCCCTATCTCCACATGGGCAGCTGGCTCGACGTGGACATTCCCTGCCTGTTCGTGGGGTTCGGGCTGGAGGCCGTGGAGCGCGCCGCCCGCGTGTTCGACGGCATCATCCTCCACACGTTCTTGAGCGACGACGCGCTGCGCCGCGAGGTGGAGGCCGCGCGTCGAGGGGCCAAGGCGGCCGGGCGCGACTCGAGCGCCGTCAAGGTCTGGAGCGTCCTCGCGACCGTACACGAGCCCACGGAGGAGGACCGCCTGCGGCGCATCGTCGCGCGCATGGCGACGTACCTGCAGGCCCCACGCTACGGAGAACTGCTGGTCGCCGTGAACGGCTGGGACCCCGAGCGGCTGCGCCGCTTCCGGCGGTCCCGCCCGGTGCTGCGCATGACCTCGGCCATCGACGCCACGGCCACGCTCGAGCAGCTGCGCGAGATCGAGCGCGAGATCCCAGAGCATTGGTTCCCGGCCGCCGTGGGTGACGCCGCCACCTGCGCGGCGCGCATCAAGGACCAGTTCACGGCCGGGGCCGACGGAGTCATCCTGCACGCCAGCACGCCCGCCCAGCTGCCCGAAGTGCTCGAGGCCTACGCGCGCGTCCGCGACGCGAAGCGCTTCAGCGGAGCGAGCGCCTGCCCGGCCTAG
- a CDS encoding NAD-dependent succinate-semialdehyde dehydrogenase yields MEEHVQKVVDPSSGEVVATYPAHSDVAVERALDAAHEAFRAGRRSSFADRGRIMRRAALTLRERSEAYAHLMATEMGKVLREGRAEVEKCAWLCDYYAEHAESFLAPTPVETDARHSFVARVPLGTLLAVMPWNFPFWQVFRAAVPALMAGNTVLLKHASNVPGCALAIADVFHAAGLTPGAFASLLIDSGRASALLADARVSAVTLTGSTAAGRAIGAKAGEVIKPCVLELGGSDAYVVLHDADVDAAAATCVQSRMINAGQSCIAAKRFVVVDAVRGQFEEACVARMRALRMGAPTDDSADLGPQARADLRDELHDQVVRSVAAGARLLLGGAVPEGAGAFYPPTLLTDVGEGVPAYHEELFGPVASILPARDEAHAIALANDTSFGLGAAVFTRDIARGTHIATHELEAGCAFVNTHVRSDPRLPFGGIKGSGFGRELGQAGIRAFVNEKTVYVAS; encoded by the coding sequence ATGGAAGAACACGTGCAGAAGGTGGTGGATCCGAGCAGCGGCGAGGTCGTGGCGACCTATCCTGCGCATTCGGACGTCGCGGTGGAGCGCGCCCTCGACGCGGCGCACGAGGCGTTCCGTGCAGGGCGGCGCAGCAGCTTCGCGGACCGAGGCCGGATCATGAGGCGCGCCGCGCTCACGCTCCGGGAGCGCAGCGAGGCCTACGCGCACCTGATGGCCACCGAGATGGGCAAGGTCTTGCGCGAGGGGCGCGCGGAGGTCGAGAAGTGCGCGTGGCTGTGCGACTACTACGCCGAGCACGCCGAGAGCTTCTTGGCGCCCACGCCCGTCGAGACGGACGCGCGACACAGCTTCGTGGCCCGCGTCCCGCTCGGTACGCTGCTGGCGGTCATGCCGTGGAACTTCCCCTTCTGGCAGGTGTTCCGCGCCGCGGTGCCCGCGCTCATGGCGGGCAACACGGTCCTGCTCAAGCACGCCAGCAACGTGCCTGGCTGCGCGCTCGCGATCGCCGACGTCTTTCACGCGGCGGGCCTGACGCCGGGGGCCTTCGCCTCGCTGCTGATCGACTCGGGCCGCGCCAGCGCCCTGCTCGCAGACGCGCGCGTGAGCGCCGTCACGCTCACGGGGAGCACGGCCGCGGGTCGCGCGATCGGGGCCAAGGCGGGGGAGGTCATCAAGCCGTGCGTTCTCGAGCTGGGCGGGAGCGACGCCTATGTCGTGCTGCACGACGCCGACGTCGATGCGGCCGCGGCCACCTGCGTGCAGAGCCGCATGATCAACGCGGGGCAGAGCTGCATCGCGGCCAAGCGCTTCGTCGTTGTGGACGCCGTCCGCGGGCAGTTCGAAGAGGCGTGCGTGGCGCGCATGCGTGCGCTCCGCATGGGAGCTCCCACGGACGACTCCGCGGATCTCGGGCCTCAAGCGCGCGCGGACCTGCGCGACGAGCTGCACGACCAGGTGGTTCGTAGCGTGGCAGCGGGGGCGCGCTTGTTGTTGGGAGGCGCGGTCCCCGAGGGCGCGGGCGCCTTCTACCCACCCACGCTGCTGACCGACGTGGGCGAGGGGGTCCCCGCCTATCACGAAGAGCTGTTCGGGCCCGTGGCGTCCATCCTGCCAGCCCGCGACGAAGCGCACGCGATCGCGCTCGCGAACGACACCAGCTTTGGGCTGGGGGCGGCGGTCTTCACGCGCGACATCGCTCGCGGCACGCACATCGCCACCCACGAGCTCGAGGCGGGTTGCGCCTTTGTGAACACCCACGTGCGCTCGGACCCGCGCCTCCCATTCGGGGGCATCAAGGGCAGCGGGTTTGGACGTGAGCTGGGTCAAGCGGGCATCCGTGCCTTCGTCAACGAGAAGACGGTCTACGTCGCGTCTTGA
- a CDS encoding Rieske 2Fe-2S domain-containing protein, with amino-acid sequence MTEPAPARPRFPFPRYPRGWFCVGYGQDLGVGQVEPVTAFGRELVMFRGEDGVVRVMDAHCPHLGAHLGVGGKVEGCRIRCPFHAWVFDGSDGRCVEVPYAKRIPAKAAVRSWDVREVNGMIMVWHDIDGATPAWELPEIPEWTERERWTPYVFRKWRIRSHNQEMGENVVDQAHFQYLHGMSEMPVPHTMEFDYPRLRMVTPTKMETPRGEVTGELEATNWGFGFSTSRFTGLIPTTVVASTTPIDDEFVDLRFAFTVSLAMGEQVAKGVGKAFSAEIARQLEQDKPVWEHKVFLERPVICDGDGPIARYRKWCDNFYPSWYLEQAREAYYGAA; translated from the coding sequence ATGACCGAGCCCGCCCCCGCACGTCCGCGCTTCCCCTTCCCCCGCTACCCCCGCGGCTGGTTCTGCGTCGGCTACGGACAGGACCTCGGCGTGGGCCAGGTGGAGCCCGTGACGGCCTTCGGGCGCGAGCTGGTCATGTTTCGCGGAGAAGACGGAGTCGTGCGCGTCATGGACGCTCACTGTCCACACCTCGGCGCGCACCTGGGGGTGGGCGGCAAGGTCGAGGGGTGCCGCATCCGCTGCCCGTTCCATGCATGGGTGTTCGACGGGAGCGACGGAAGGTGCGTGGAGGTCCCTTACGCCAAGCGCATCCCAGCCAAAGCCGCCGTGCGCAGCTGGGATGTGCGTGAAGTGAACGGCATGATCATGGTCTGGCACGACATCGACGGCGCGACGCCCGCCTGGGAGCTGCCCGAGATACCCGAGTGGACCGAGCGCGAGCGGTGGACGCCGTACGTGTTCCGCAAGTGGCGCATACGCAGCCACAATCAAGAGATGGGCGAGAACGTCGTGGACCAGGCGCACTTCCAGTACCTGCACGGGATGAGCGAGATGCCCGTCCCGCACACCATGGAGTTCGACTACCCGCGGCTGCGCATGGTGACGCCCACGAAGATGGAGACCCCCCGGGGCGAGGTCACGGGGGAGCTCGAGGCCACCAATTGGGGCTTCGGCTTCTCCACCAGCCGCTTCACGGGGCTGATCCCCACCACGGTGGTCGCGTCCACCACGCCCATCGACGACGAGTTCGTGGACCTGCGCTTCGCCTTCACGGTGAGCCTGGCGATGGGTGAGCAGGTCGCGAAGGGGGTGGGCAAGGCGTTCAGCGCCGAGATCGCGCGCCAGCTGGAGCAGGACAAGCCGGTCTGGGAGCACAAGGTGTTCTTGGAGCGGCCGGTCATCTGCGACGGTGACGGGCCCATCGCCCGCTACCGCAAGTGGTGTGACAACTTCTACCCCAGCTGGTACCTCGAGCAGGCCCGCGAAGCCTACTACGGCGCCGCGTGA
- a CDS encoding CPXCG motif-containing cysteine-rich protein produces MLDAPALRCPYCNEPAEVWVEPDVEGEMSEDCPACHRPWRVLVQRDDFGEAIITLRRS; encoded by the coding sequence ATGCTGGACGCCCCCGCCCTGCGCTGCCCCTACTGCAACGAACCCGCCGAGGTGTGGGTCGAGCCCGACGTGGAAGGTGAGATGTCCGAGGACTGCCCGGCGTGCCACCGCCCTTGGCGGGTGTTGGTCCAGCGTGACGACTTTGGCGAGGCGATCATCACGCTGCGGCGTTCGTAG
- a CDS encoding SDR family NAD(P)-dependent oxidoreductase, which produces MKLSEKVAWVTGASSGIGEALVPVLLARGARVVVSARRGDKLYALVQAHGAARVAAVPVDLNELASLDDAVRRAEAAFGRVDALINNAGRSQRAAALDTSMDDVRSLMDLNFMAPVALTRALAPAMVARGVGHVSVVSSVAGYVSTPHRSTYSASKFAVRGYFDSLRAELHGTGVEVAVICPGYVRTDITRAALGEGGAAHGKTSEAIESGLAPDRVAAAIADAIESGRHELVIGGKETAGVYLARFAPSLVRRLAPRFTPD; this is translated from the coding sequence ATGAAACTGAGCGAGAAGGTTGCGTGGGTGACGGGGGCGTCTTCGGGCATCGGTGAGGCGCTCGTGCCCGTGCTGTTGGCCCGCGGCGCTCGGGTCGTCGTCAGCGCGCGTCGCGGCGACAAGCTGTACGCCTTGGTCCAGGCGCATGGCGCTGCGCGGGTCGCGGCGGTGCCTGTGGACCTGAACGAGCTCGCGAGTCTGGACGACGCGGTGCGTCGCGCGGAGGCGGCGTTCGGGCGTGTGGACGCGTTGATCAACAACGCCGGGCGCAGTCAGCGCGCTGCGGCGCTCGACACGAGCATGGACGACGTGCGGAGTTTGATGGACCTCAACTTCATGGCCCCGGTCGCGCTCACGCGCGCGCTCGCACCGGCCATGGTGGCGCGCGGGGTCGGGCACGTCTCGGTCGTGAGCAGCGTGGCGGGCTACGTCAGCACCCCGCATCGGTCGACCTACTCCGCCAGCAAGTTCGCCGTCCGCGGCTACTTCGACTCGCTGCGCGCCGAGCTGCACGGCACTGGCGTCGAGGTCGCCGTCATCTGTCCCGGGTACGTGCGGACGGACATCACGCGCGCGGCGCTCGGTGAAGGAGGCGCCGCGCACGGGAAGACGTCCGAGGCCATCGAGTCGGGCTTGGCACCCGACCGCGTCGCCGCCGCCATCGCGGACGCGATCGAGTCGGGCCGCCACGAGCTGGTGATCGGCGGCAAGGAGACGGCGGGGGTGTACCTGGCGCGCTTCGCCCCGAGCCTGGTCCGGCGCTTGGCGCCCCGGTTCACGCCCGACTGA
- a CDS encoding diguanylate cyclase: MIELQDAEDAKVVALGLLEAAPDAVLVIRSGGTIALANQMAERLFGYERAQLIGMPVEQLVPVAEREGFAQRRARFERSGRARFMGDPASLEAVRRSGERVPVEVGLSPVDTTIGRLTIAIVRDVTHRRALERQLRHASSHDALTGLFNRTHLEACRAQLEGKAGQIGVILMDIDGLKDVNDAYGHDAGDQFIKRMGVVLRATAAPEDVPTRLGGDEFAILVPHTDADGLADKVRLLLSELTRHNDIHRGQPLAFSHGAALTEQCGGVALAMRVADRRMYEDKRKRRRARGLPDRRHTPPP; encoded by the coding sequence ATGATCGAGCTTCAAGACGCGGAGGACGCGAAGGTCGTGGCGCTGGGGCTCCTCGAGGCGGCCCCGGACGCCGTGTTGGTGATCCGCAGCGGTGGCACCATCGCCTTGGCCAACCAGATGGCGGAGCGGCTGTTCGGATACGAGCGCGCGCAGCTGATCGGCATGCCCGTGGAGCAGCTGGTGCCAGTGGCGGAGCGCGAGGGCTTCGCCCAGCGGCGTGCGCGCTTCGAGCGCTCGGGGCGGGCGCGGTTCATGGGGGACCCGGCGAGCCTGGAGGCCGTGCGCCGAAGCGGAGAGCGTGTGCCGGTCGAGGTGGGACTCAGCCCCGTGGACACCACCATCGGCCGACTGACCATCGCGATCGTGCGAGACGTCACGCACCGACGCGCGCTGGAGCGCCAGCTGCGCCACGCGAGCTCCCACGACGCGCTCACGGGGCTGTTCAACCGGACGCACCTCGAGGCATGCCGCGCCCAGCTGGAGGGCAAAGCCGGGCAGATCGGTGTGATCCTCATGGACATCGACGGCCTCAAGGACGTCAACGACGCCTACGGACACGACGCTGGCGACCAGTTCATCAAGCGCATGGGCGTGGTGCTGCGGGCGACTGCGGCCCCGGAGGACGTCCCGACTCGGCTGGGCGGAGACGAGTTCGCCATCCTCGTCCCGCACACGGACGCGGATGGTCTGGCGGACAAGGTGCGGCTGCTGCTCAGCGAGCTGACGCGCCACAACGACATCCACCGTGGGCAACCGCTCGCGTTCTCCCACGGCGCCGCCCTGACCGAGCAGTGCGGCGGCGTGGCCCTCGCCATGCGGGTCGCAGACCGACGGATGTACGAGGACAAACGGAAGCGGCGGCGCGCGCGAGGTCTCCCCGACCGTCGCCACACACCGCCGCCGTGA
- a CDS encoding cytochrome P450: MSRSLRDLPGPRPLPLIGNPIAVHRAHLQFESWARRYGRMFKFHVGPNTIVGVTDPEIARAALQQRPDRYTRIQRTNDVMYELHVGGVFASEGEAWRRQRRLINPSFHARHLDTFEDSIRLATERLRSHWLGSARGARHAGEDVLADLMRYTVDVTSVVSFGRDLDTVSHGGNELQRQLAHVFQVVERRSNSPFDYWKLPGVSWPTRLRMRRLRRFLRELIVEARERQAQDPSHRERPATLLESMLLATDDEARLPLSDDEVAANVLTVLLAGEDTTANTLAFALYHLAKHPEVVAKARAEADAALGSDHVPTLAQARELTYIDAIAQETLRLTPPTPLVPLQATEDVVVDDLTLPAGTVLMLLTRLIATSPEVFDDPTAFRPERWIEGDAEQRRHHRRMLLAFGAGPRVCPGRGLALLECAMVLAMVVRTFDFELADPDAPLREVTQFTVQPAGVRIRFHPRAGV, from the coding sequence ATGAGCCGCTCGCTCCGTGACCTGCCCGGACCTCGCCCGCTCCCGCTCATCGGAAACCCCATCGCGGTGCACCGCGCGCACCTCCAGTTCGAGTCGTGGGCGCGCCGCTACGGCCGGATGTTCAAGTTCCACGTGGGGCCCAACACCATCGTCGGGGTGACCGACCCGGAGATCGCGCGAGCCGCGCTGCAGCAGCGACCGGACCGCTACACGCGCATCCAGCGCACCAACGACGTGATGTACGAGCTGCACGTGGGCGGGGTCTTCGCGTCGGAAGGAGAGGCCTGGCGGCGTCAGCGGCGCCTGATCAATCCGTCCTTCCACGCGCGGCACCTCGACACCTTCGAGGACTCGATCCGTCTCGCGACCGAGCGCCTACGGAGCCATTGGTTGGGCAGCGCGCGGGGGGCGCGGCACGCGGGCGAGGACGTGCTGGCCGATCTCATGCGCTACACGGTCGACGTCACGTCCGTGGTGTCTTTCGGCCGAGACCTCGACACCGTGAGCCACGGCGGGAACGAGCTGCAGCGCCAGCTGGCGCACGTGTTCCAGGTCGTCGAGCGGCGCAGCAACAGCCCCTTCGACTACTGGAAGCTCCCGGGCGTCAGCTGGCCGACCCGTCTCCGCATGCGTCGCCTCCGGCGGTTCCTGCGCGAGCTGATCGTCGAGGCGCGCGAGCGTCAGGCCCAGGACCCCAGCCATCGCGAGCGGCCCGCGACCCTGCTCGAGTCCATGCTGCTGGCGACGGACGACGAGGCCAGGCTACCGCTCAGCGACGACGAGGTGGCGGCCAACGTCCTGACCGTGCTGCTGGCCGGCGAAGACACCACCGCCAACACGCTCGCGTTCGCGCTGTACCACCTGGCCAAGCATCCGGAGGTCGTGGCCAAGGCGCGCGCCGAGGCGGACGCGGCGCTGGGGAGCGACCACGTGCCCACCCTGGCGCAAGCGCGCGAGCTGACCTACATCGACGCGATCGCGCAGGAGACGCTGCGCCTGACCCCGCCCACGCCGCTGGTGCCACTCCAGGCCACGGAGGACGTGGTGGTCGACGACCTGACGCTCCCTGCGGGGACCGTCCTGATGCTCCTCACGCGCCTCATCGCGACCTCCCCGGAGGTCTTCGACGACCCGACAGCGTTCCGCCCGGAGCGCTGGATCGAGGGGGACGCGGAGCAGCGCCGTCATCATCGCCGCATGCTGCTGGCGTTCGGTGCCGGTCCGCGGGTGTGTCCGGGGCGAGGACTGGCGCTGCTCGAGTGCGCCATGGTGCTGGCGATGGTGGTCCGCACGTTCGACTTCGAACTTGCCGATCCGGACGCTCCCCTCCGTGAGGTCACCCAATTCACGGTCCAGCCGGCTGGTGTGCGCATAAGATTCCACCCGCGCGCAGGGGTCTGA
- a CDS encoding YkgJ family cysteine cluster protein — protein MSDDLPECLDCGACCFGDRPDYVPVRGDDYGRLGDAAEELTRWQGNRCFLRMAEGHCAALVLDAGLRRFVCSTYETRPDTCRVLARGSAECAGERFEKSARARDALTRVITRHEPLAP, from the coding sequence ATGAGCGACGACCTGCCCGAGTGCCTCGACTGCGGAGCCTGCTGCTTCGGCGACCGCCCCGACTACGTGCCCGTCCGCGGGGACGACTACGGGCGCCTGGGCGACGCGGCCGAGGAGCTCACCCGTTGGCAGGGCAACCGCTGCTTCCTCCGCATGGCAGAAGGGCACTGTGCTGCGTTGGTCCTCGACGCGGGTCTTCGACGGTTCGTGTGCAGCACGTACGAGACCCGCCCCGACACCTGCCGTGTCCTCGCCCGTGGCTCAGCCGAGTGCGCCGGCGAGCGCTTCGAGAAGTCCGCGCGAGCACGCGACGCCCTGACTCGTGTTATCACGCGGCATGAGCCGCTCGCTCCGTGA